The Eleutherodactylus coqui strain aEleCoq1 chromosome 6, aEleCoq1.hap1, whole genome shotgun sequence genome window below encodes:
- the LOC136631637 gene encoding signaling lymphocytic activation molecule-like, with protein MSVSRYLVFFIAVFHFGESYDVFKKNGILGQSVVLYQLEKKAEFKTLLLKYTNNTSKTKLLVYDLKNNKYIFPNVSTKYVFNNSSLVIQKLQKEDAINYELILEHVNERDEYFCTIELKVYEQICNLRVIVTEDSQNNTCKVSMKCSMQTGENVTFSWMKDDEKLNHESGTLEISITSNNANSTYKCTAQNPVSKQSSEHKLLSACNPDTGNRHLGLMRYILIPTFIALAILIALMIMVMKKLCRQGMSTKQCISLPSSSQSRPPAPEPVSEQIHESNQTVYAKVQRPKNQSVYTNAPKSPSYSTVYDLAGPCRDNAQLRSITEETRV; from the exons GTGAATCATATGATGTCTTCAAGAAGAACGGGATCCTTGGACAATCTGTGGTTCTCTATCAATTAGAAAAGAAAGCAGAATTCAAAACTCTCCTCCTAAAATACACAAATAACACGTCAAAAACTAAATTGCTGGTTTATGATCTGAAAAACAACAAATACATATTTCCAAATGTTTCCACCAAATACGTGTTCAATAATTCTTCGCTCGTGATCCAGAAATTACAGAAAGAGGATGCAATAAACTATGAGCTCATACTGGAACATGTGAATGAAAGGGACGAGTATTTTTGTACCATTGAGCTCAAAGTCTATG AACAGATCTGCAATCTGAGGGTGATAGTAACAGAGGACTCCCAGAACAACACGTGTAAGGTCTCCATGAAGTGCTCCATGCAGACGGGGGAGAATGTGACATTCAGTTGGATGAAAGACGATGAGAAGCTGAATCATGAGAGCGGCACATTGGAGATCAGCATCACTAGTAACAACGCTAACAGCACGTACAAGTGCACAGCCCAAAATCCTGTAAGCAAGCAATCCAGTGAGCACAAACTGTTATCCGCCTGTAACCCAGACACTG GTAATAGACATCTTGGTTTAATGCGTTATATTTTAATACCGACATTCATTGCTCTTGCCATATTAATTGCGCTGATGATCATGGTAATGAAAAAACTATGCAGGCAGG GTATGTCCACCAAACAATGCATAAGTCTCCCAAGTAGCTCCCAAAGTAGACCCCCAGCTCCGGAGCCAGTATCAGAGCAGATACATGAAAGCAACCAAACTGTGTATGCCAAAGTCCAGAGACCCAAG AATCAGAGTGTATACACGAACGCACCAAAAAGCCCCTCTTACTCAACGGTGTATGATCTGGCTGGTCCATGCAGAGATAACGCCCAATTACGATCCATAACTGAAGAGACCAGAGTGT AG